AAAATTTGAATATAGTTTAAAATAATTAATCTTGAATGAAAGTTTGTCTTAAAATATAATTATAGTAAATTTAGAAAACGCGTTTATACTATTATTTATGACTTACCTACCGGTAGAAAAAAAAAGTAATATTAAATATTTTATTCAATTGGAGGATTTTTATGAAAAAATCATTTAAATTATTTTCTTTAGCATTGAGTGGTATTATGCTCGTTTCATTATTTTCAGGTTGTACTAAAAATACTACGGCATCATCAAGTAATAGTAAACAAATAAATATAGGAGCTATATTTGAATTGACCGGACAAGTCGCCTCATATGGCACATCTGAGTACAATGCCATAAAACTTTATATTGATGATGTTAATAAAAGTGGTGGTGTTCTTGGAAAACAAATAAATTTAATAAGGGCGGATAACAAATCTGCATCAGATGAATCAATAAATCAAGCTACAAAGCTTACCGTGCAGGACAAAGTAGTGGCAATTTTAGGACCTGCCACAACGGGTAATACAAAAGCGGCATCATCTATAGCCTTAGATAAAAAAATTCCTCTTATAACACCATCTGGGACATCCTTTGACGTTACTGTCGATTCTAATACAAACAAAGTAAAAGGTGAGATTTTTAGAACGTGCTATACAGACCCATATCAAGGAAAAGTTATGGGAGAATTCGCAGCAAAAGATTTAAATGCAAAAACTGCTGTAATATATATTGATGATAAAAGTGATTATAGCAAAGGTCTTGCAAAGAGCTTTAAAGAGCAATTTGAAAAACTTGGTGGTAAAGTAATTGACCAAGAAGCTTATGTAGCAAATGACCAAGACTTCAAATCGACCCTAACAAAAATCAAAGGTCTGAATGCAGATGTAATATTCGTTCCTGGATACTATCAAGATACAGCCAAAATTGCAAGGCAAGCAAGGGAAATGAATATAAATACACCACTACTTGGCGGAGATGGTTGGGATTCGCCAGATCTTCTAAAAATAGCTGGTCCAGCTGCATTAAACAATGTTTATTATAGCAACCATTTTATATCATCAGATCCAGATAGCACTGTACAAAATTTTATTAAGAGATATAAAGATGCCTATGGAACAGAACCAGATGCTTTTGCTGCACTTGCATATGATTCTGCGGGAATGCTCATCCAAGCAATAAAAAATGCAAATTCAGAAGATCCTGCAAAAATAACAGATGCATTATCAAAACTTAAAAACTTTAAGGGCGTAACAGGAACAATCTCAATAGATGATCAGCATAATCCAATAAAGCAAACTGTAATTGTAGAGCTTAAAGACGGAAAACAAACGCTCAAAAAGAAGATAAGTGCAGAATAGGAGTCATAAAGTTGCAATTTAGAAATAATTAATTCAAATTTTATTCTTGACTCTATTGAAAATTTTTAATATAATGTTTATAAATATTTTTGAATAAATCTTTTGAATGAATATAATCAATAGAGGGGGAAATTCATGAAAAAAATCTATATTGCAACTTTAGTTGGGCTTCTTTCACTTTCATTAATTTTCACTGGTTGTAACAAATCATCTAGCAATACAATAAATATTGGGGTAAATTTTGAACTTACAGGCAATCAAGCAGCATATGGAACATCATCAATGAATGGAGTAAATCTTGCGGTTGAAGAGGCAAATAACAATGGAGGTATCCTCGGCAAGAAAATACAAATTATAAAAGCCGACAATAAATCTGATGCAGGTGAAGCAACAAATGCAACAACAAAACTTGTTAATCAGAATAAAGTTGTTGGAATCATAGGTACATCAGCAAGTACAACGAGCCTAGGCATGGTCCCAGTCGTAACAGATGCAAAAATACCGATGATTGCTACCACCGCCACAAATCCTAGTGTAACTGTGGACCCAAAGACAAATAAGGTAAGAAAATATGTCTTTAGAGCTTGTTTTATAGATCCTTTCCAAGGAAAAGCTAATGCTGATTTTGCTTACAATACATTAAAAGCGAAGAACGCTGTGATTTATATTGATGACAAGAGTGATTTCTCAAAGGGATTGGCAAAAGTTTTTGAAGAGAATTTTGTAAAACTCGGTGGAAAAGTTCTTGATAAAGAAGCGTATGTCCAAGGTGATAATGATTTTAAAGCAACACTCACAAGATTAAAAGGATTTAATCCAGATGTCATATTTCTACCAGGACATTATGCTGAAGTCGGCAAGATAATAAAGCAAGCAAGAGAAATGGGTATCAATACTCCAATACTAGGTGGTGATGGTTGGGATTCACCTGACCTAGTAAAAATTGCGGGCCCATCTAATATGAATAATGCATATATGTCAAATCATTTTATACCAAGTGACAACGACCCAAATGTACAAAACTTTGTAAAGAAATATAAAGATAAATATGGTTCGTTGCCAGATGCTAAAGCGGTACTTGCATATGATGCCACAAATATTTTGTTTGCTGCCATAAAGCAGGCTAATTCAACAAAGTCAGATGATATCGTAAAAGCTCTCGAAAATTTAAAGAATTTTACTGGCGTAACTGGAGCCATAAAATTTGATAATAACCACAATCCAATTAAGAGTGCTGTTATTGTTGAATTTAAAGATGGTAATCAAGTATTTAAAGCAAAAGTTAATCCTTAATTATGATGGCAACGCGGTCACCTTTTAGTGGCCGCTTATATTCTATATAGAAATATTAAAAATTTATAAGAGGTGGTTATATGAAGACATTTATCGAACAGTTAATAAACGGATTATCCCTAGGAAGCATTTATGCACTTATTGCACTTGGATATACTATGGTATATGGAATTATGAAGCTAATTAATTTCGCTCATGGTGATATTTATATGGTAGGTGCTTTTACAGGATTTTTTGCTTCAACATATTTACACTTAGATTTTATACCATCACTAATATTAGCTATGTTGGTAAGCATTATTCTTGGTGTTACTGTTGAACGTGTGGCATATAGGCCATTAAGAGATAAATCAAAAATTTCAATTCTAATTACCGCAATAGGTGTCTCATTGCTACTCGAAAATGGAGGAATAATTCTTTTATCACCGAGGACTAGGACATATCCGCAGATATTTCAGCAGCATATGTACTCATTTTTTAATGGTATCGTCACAATATCAAACCAGCAAATTATCATCTTTGTAGTTTCTATTATCATGATGTTAGGCCTACAACTTATAATATATAAAACAAAGATTGGAAAAGCTATGAGAGCTGTGTCCACTGACGCTGATGCAGCAAAACTTATGGGTGTAAATGTTGATATGACTGTATCATTTACTTTTGCTGTAGGCTCTGCACTTGCGGCTGTTGCAGGTGTTCTTGTCGGCATCTACTATAATTCAATAGATCCGTTAATGGGTATTATGCCTGGCCTTAAAGCATTCATTGCTGCTGTTCTTGGCGGTATTGGAATAATACCAGGTGC
This portion of the Thermoanaerobacterium sp. RBIITD genome encodes:
- a CDS encoding ABC transporter substrate-binding protein, which translates into the protein MKKSFKLFSLALSGIMLVSLFSGCTKNTTASSSNSKQINIGAIFELTGQVASYGTSEYNAIKLYIDDVNKSGGVLGKQINLIRADNKSASDESINQATKLTVQDKVVAILGPATTGNTKAASSIALDKKIPLITPSGTSFDVTVDSNTNKVKGEIFRTCYTDPYQGKVMGEFAAKDLNAKTAVIYIDDKSDYSKGLAKSFKEQFEKLGGKVIDQEAYVANDQDFKSTLTKIKGLNADVIFVPGYYQDTAKIARQAREMNINTPLLGGDGWDSPDLLKIAGPAALNNVYYSNHFISSDPDSTVQNFIKRYKDAYGTEPDAFAALAYDSAGMLIQAIKNANSEDPAKITDALSKLKNFKGVTGTISIDDQHNPIKQTVIVELKDGKQTLKKKISAE
- a CDS encoding branched-chain amino acid ABC transporter permease; translated protein: MKTFIEQLINGLSLGSIYALIALGYTMVYGIMKLINFAHGDIYMVGAFTGFFASTYLHLDFIPSLILAMLVSIILGVTVERVAYRPLRDKSKISILITAIGVSLLLENGGIILLSPRTRTYPQIFQQHMYSFFNGIVTISNQQIIIFVVSIIMMLGLQLIIYKTKIGKAMRAVSTDADAAKLMGVNVDMTVSFTFAVGSALAAVAGVLVGIYYNSIDPLMGIMPGLKAFIAAVLGGIGIIPGAMVGGLMMGVIEAMVSGYGSSLYRDGVSFAILILILLIKPTGLFGKNIREKV
- a CDS encoding ABC transporter substrate-binding protein, whose product is MKKIYIATLVGLLSLSLIFTGCNKSSSNTINIGVNFELTGNQAAYGTSSMNGVNLAVEEANNNGGILGKKIQIIKADNKSDAGEATNATTKLVNQNKVVGIIGTSASTTSLGMVPVVTDAKIPMIATTATNPSVTVDPKTNKVRKYVFRACFIDPFQGKANADFAYNTLKAKNAVIYIDDKSDFSKGLAKVFEENFVKLGGKVLDKEAYVQGDNDFKATLTRLKGFNPDVIFLPGHYAEVGKIIKQAREMGINTPILGGDGWDSPDLVKIAGPSNMNNAYMSNHFIPSDNDPNVQNFVKKYKDKYGSLPDAKAVLAYDATNILFAAIKQANSTKSDDIVKALENLKNFTGVTGAIKFDNNHNPIKSAVIVEFKDGNQVFKAKVNP